One stretch of Cygnus atratus isolate AKBS03 ecotype Queensland, Australia chromosome 26, CAtr_DNAZoo_HiC_assembly, whole genome shotgun sequence DNA includes these proteins:
- the PGPEP1 gene encoding pyroglutamyl-peptidase 1 isoform X3 codes for MLMQELEKLGLRDDVDLHVYEVPVEYQTVQRLIPALWKKHSPQLVVHVGVSGMATTVTLEKCGHNVGYKGLDNCRFCPGSQCCVEGGPECIDSIIDMDTVCKRVSALGLDVTVTISKDAGRYLCDFTYYTSLYQSCGRSAFVHVPPLGKPYTAEQLGRALQAIIEEMLDVLEHSEDKINCQHEH; via the exons GAATTGGAGAAGCTTGGGCTGCGAGATGACGTAGATCTGCACGTCTATGAAGTCCCAGTTGAATACCAGACAGTGCAAAGACTAATTCCTGCGTTATGGAAAAAGCACAGTCCACAA CTGGTGGTTCATGTGGGTGTCTCGGGTATGGCCACCACCGTAACTCTGGAGAAGTGTGGCCATAACGTCGGCTACAAAGGCTTAGACAACTGCCGCTTCTGCCCGGGCTCTCAGTGCTGCGTAGAAGGTGGCCCAGAATGCATCGATTCCATCATTGACATGGACACGGTTTGCAAGAGAGTCTCAGCACTGGGGCTGGATGTCACAGTCACTATATCTAAGGATGCTGGCAG gtACCTCTGTGACTTCACTTACTACACTTCCTTGTACCAGAGCTGTGGGAGGTCAGCTTTTGTTCATGTGCCTCCGCTGGGAAAACCATATACCGCAGAACAGCTGGGTCGGGCCCTACAGGCTATCATAGAAGAAATGCTTGACGTTTTGGAGCATTCTGAAGACAAAATCAATTGTCAGCATGAACACTGA
- the PGPEP1 gene encoding pyroglutamyl-peptidase 1 isoform X4, with product MATTVTLEKCGHNVGYKGLDNCRFCPGSQCCVEGGPECIDSIIDMDTVCKRVSALGLDVTVTISKDAGRYLCDFTYYTSLYQSCGRSAFVHVPPLGKPYTAEQLGRALQAIIEEMLDVLEHSEDKINCQHEH from the exons ATGGCCACCACCGTAACTCTGGAGAAGTGTGGCCATAACGTCGGCTACAAAGGCTTAGACAACTGCCGCTTCTGCCCGGGCTCTCAGTGCTGCGTAGAAGGTGGCCCAGAATGCATCGATTCCATCATTGACATGGACACGGTTTGCAAGAGAGTCTCAGCACTGGGGCTGGATGTCACAGTCACTATATCTAAGGATGCTGGCAG gtACCTCTGTGACTTCACTTACTACACTTCCTTGTACCAGAGCTGTGGGAGGTCAGCTTTTGTTCATGTGCCTCCGCTGGGAAAACCATATACCGCAGAACAGCTGGGTCGGGCCCTACAGGCTATCATAGAAGAAATGCTTGACGTTTTGGAGCATTCTGAAGACAAAATCAATTGTCAGCATGAACACTGA
- the GDF15 gene encoding growth/differentiation factor 15, which yields MLPGALRDVGAAAACLLLLLLLAGVEPRPRSWDEDRLQVETIKRSILERLGMPAPPAVRRRLDQESIRRAQQQYEQKVAELMGNRSREEAAVAGTRRLHRLTPILRCRTEPPQGEQDPHGDQDPRGPYRYHLVVSRTEAFHRRLRVVQAELKLFKQSLGSLASGQPQVSIYALGGPGGAPQLLQTQELDPDTPSVDLTAPVQRWAAGPEARLQLELAFTANISASPAGSGAETLVLEVETLEAAGPRARRARGLDEECRKSEGKCCLKSLKVSFQDIGWSDWVIAPNSYYMRFCEGSCPHNYKPASMHAQIKARMHSLSKATPAPCCVPAGYDPMVLMHYDGEGRLVSTVFEDMLVTRCHCA from the exons ATGCTGCCGGGCGCGCTGCGGGACGtgggggccgccgccgcctgcctgctgctcctgctgctcctggccgGCGTGGAGCCGCGGCCCCGCAGCTGGGACGAGGACAGGCTGCAGGTGGAAACCATCAAAAGGAGCATCCTGGAGCGGCTGGGGATGCCCGCTCCCCCCGCCGTGCGGCGCAGGCTGGACCAGGAGAGCATCAGGAGGGCGCAGCAGCAGTACGAGCAGAAAGTGGCCGAGCTGATGGGGAACCGGAGCCGGGAGGAGGCAGCGGTGGCCGGGACGAGGAGGCTGCACCGCCTGACACCCATCC TGCGATGCCGGACGGAGCCCCCCCAAGGAGAGCAGGACCCCCACGGGGACCAGGACCCACGCGGTCCCTACCGCTACCACCTCGTCGTGTCCCGCACGGAGGCTTTCCACCGGCGCCTGCGGGTGGTGCAAGCGGAGCTGAAGCTCTTCAAGCAGTCCCTGGGCTCCCTGGCCTCGGGGCAGCCCCAGGTCAGCATCTACGCGCTGGGGGGGCCCGGGggagccccccagctcctgcaaacCCAAGAACTCGACCCCGACACTCCAAGCGTGGACCTGACGGCGCCCGTCCAGCGCTGGGCTGCTGGTCCCgaggccaggctgcagctggagctggcctTCACCGCCAACATCTCAGCCTCACCGGCGGGCTCGGGAGCCGAAACGTTGGTGCTGGAGGTGGAAACCCTCGAGGCCGCGGGGCCGAGAGCCCGGAGAGCCCGCGGACTGGACGAGGAGTGCAGGAAGAGCGAGGGGAAGTGCTGCCTCAAGTCACTCAAGGTGTCCTTCCAGGACATCGGCTGGTCGGACTGGGTGATCGCCCCCAACAGCTACTACATGCGGTTCTGCGAAGGCTCCTGCCCGCACAACTACAAGCCGGCCAGCATGCACGCCCAGATCAAAGCCCGCATGCACTCCCTCTCCAAGGCCACCCCGGCGCCCTGCTGCGTGCCCGCCGGCTACGACCCCATGGTGCTGATGCACTACGACGGCGAGGGCAGGCTGGTCTCCACCGTCTTCGAGGACATGCTGGTCACCAGGTGCCACTGCGCCTGA